TATTGTGATCTTGACAAGTGTCTTCTGACCATCAGGATCTAACTGTAAAAGAGACGTAATAGTATTTTCCCACTTTACAGCCTATCAGTAATGCGCTTTGCAGAGTGCAAGGGATTAAATACGGGCAAAGCAAAGGAATATATTCACATGAACTTACCtgattattttgagaaaaaggcAGATAAAAAAGTGACTTTCATTCTGGCTTTCATTGTGAAAAGCTTATGGACAGCAAGGTGGTGAAATGGCTGAAGGTGAGCTTggactgaagaaaaagcagagcaaatggCATTGGTGGGAAGTCTTAGACAGAGAGGACAAAGATAGGTATGAAGTTCTGAAAAGGTGGAAACCGCGAAAATCCTCAAATATTAACAAAGGTAAAATTTAGAAAGAAGTAGTCTATATAAAGCATcttattaaaattacttctttccATTCTGGAGTTTCTTGTCTGAAATATCCTGATCCTGACAGTGCTGATGCTCCCACTATGCCCAGGGGACCCACTCTTCAATCACTTGTCAAATTGCTAGACTGACTGTGCACCAAAAGCCAGATTTACCTGGGCAGGGATGGTCCCCAGTCACTACCACTggcttctcctgctgcctctgagcCCTGTCTGCTCCTGAAGTGGGGTGAGACAGTATCCTGAGACCCTGAGGAGCTGAAGATACGCAACATATGTTCTTTATTCCTACTCCTAGATGCTTTCTAGGTATGCCGTGCAGCTAGGTTTGCATTCATAAGGCAAAGGGAGCTCAAAATATATTTGGTTGTTAGTTGTGCCATCTCCCCCATAATTAactaaacatttcttttgcttttatataaCTGAACGGCTACAAAAGAGTTTTACCTTTTCCCTTTTATCACTTGGATGACAGAAATATATGGAGGAATATCTTATTGGAGGCCCTCGTCAGATTGCTGAAGGGACCTTGGagttaaaagcaaaatcttctGAAGGAAGCAGAGTCACAGGAGGAGGTGAACTGAGGGAGGAACAGAGATGTGGACAAGACAAGGACAAGTAAAGTGGCACTCCAGACCTCTCTTGAACTTCACACTTGCCAAGAGGGctggggaaaagaaagttagaattttttctcttaattacTACAGACTGTCTCACAGCCCCACAGCTACTGCAGGGAAACTATTTTTCTCCACTTATTATCCCACACTTCACAGGGTAGTTCactcagtaaaagaaaacataaacagaGATACCacatacaaaaacatttttatttttgttataattCTCTGTTTAATGCAATGCTTTAACTAGGAATACAACTCAGCAGAagtacatacacatatattgCATGTAGTTTTAGTTGTGTCTTCAAGGTACGTCAAACCCTCATCATTTCAGTCCTTCATGAGTTATTTTGGTGAAACACCTTCTTCCTTCATCCTGCATAACATATTTGAGTGATGCTGAATAACGCAGACgtttttcttccaaatggaGCACAATATTACATCCAAATTCCCAGTTAATATGAATTTATCAAACTTTGCTTTCACTGTATGAATGTTGTGTataatatgtatatatctatacagcatatataaatatatatctataatgtatatataatCAAGTGGGTCAGCTTTACGCAGCTAACCATAAACTTGTGCTTATCTTATTTATATGAGATCAAATGTACGGCATCAAGAATTTGACCAGTCCCCCACTGGTAAGATCCTCAGTTCCCAGTTTTACTGTATGATTTTGGATATCACATACATGTAATGCATTCCCTTCTTTCTTGcagtagtattttcttttgaagaaaagaatacagttgggttttttttatataaatgaatAACCAGTTTTCCATACCCTTAAGTTAAAAAAAGTCTCGAGATGAGGTTCTTCCTCATACACAGATCTTGAAGAGTAACTGGACATTCATTGTAGATATATTTACATTATAACCTTATCTGGATAGTATTACAcataatgtattattttttttacatagtcAAGATATGGTGTTGGTCATGTTAAAACACACTATCTAAAGGTATTTACAAACTGCTAGTTTCTAACTTACCAACCACCTCTGCAAAGTGGCACCAGAGTTAAGGGATAAGATAACAAGAAGCTCTGTTTATTGGCAACCATAGCACTCTCACCAGTCTTTTTATAATTATTACTACCACTACTACCATGATGTGCTTCAGAGAAGGGCTATCTTTGGGGTAGAGATGTAGAGATAAGATCCCCCGGTGGGGGCAGaaatccctcctcctcttcacagCCTACATGAGGTGGGGGGAGTGGAAAAGCAATCCAACCGTGACCTGTCTGTCCCTTCGCAAGTTAGGGCACACCAAGCTTGTCCCCCTGTGCTTGCTTCGGTGCTGTCAGGTGGGTCAGTCCAAACGTTAAACACCCAGCAAAATCCTTCCTTCCAAAGGCTACTGTGACATGGACTGGGATCATACTGCCTTACTGTCTCGTGTACCACGTGCAGCCACTTCTCCCAGAGAGTCAGAGCACTTTGGGGCGtctcaaagaaaacagtttctgtgTGCTTCTTGGCAAGGacgatcaaaaaaaaaaaaaaacaaacccaaaaactcactataaaaatatgaaaaagagtAGTTACCTAATGGCACTTTTCAGGTTACGCAGAGCTTTAGAAGGTGAAAAgacaccagattttttttccctttatttgaTTAATACCGGAATGAAATGTGTATAACAAATCTACCCAGTATCCTGAAATATGAGGTCTGGGAGGACTGATACGCTCATGTAATCCACTAGTTCCACAATGTAGCAAAAGAGGCTGTAGCAAAAGGAGTAAAGGGAAGTAAAAATATAGGAGAAATAATTGCATTGGTCACGGTAAATGATTCATGTCCAGCTCAGCCTTGCTATAATTACGTTCTTAGGCTTGGTTTCTTGGTGAATACTCTGCTAGTAAGCACAAGAATGAAAGGGGATTCAAGGGAAGGGAGGGCTGCCTTACCATTGCACAGGGCATAAAATTAATCTGTGCATGTTGCTGCATGTTGTTCCACCACAAGAATATTCACTCTTTGCCATTATCCACTGTTGTTTCTAATATGGATATGACAAaactgaggaagaagagaattGATTTGGCTTTGTTTCACacgagggttttttttacttctaattTAAAACCCATGCAGAAAGGATTTATGGAACTTCTCACTCCACAAAGCATCTTGGGCTTCAGTGGAGGGGGTTTTGCATGCTAGGGAAGGCAATATTTTGGTGAGGTTAAAGAGTTTGAATACCAGCATTCACAGTGCCTGAAAGGCAAGAGAAACTGCACACCTGTAGCTGAAACACAGGCGGCATAACTGTTAaagtgaagaaagaggaaagcttTTTGTCAAGACTgtgacaaaagaagaaagacaggcagagaaatgggaaaagaagcCACAGCAAGTTAAGGACCATCTCTCAGCTTCCTTCAGGGAAAGATtttctataaattaaaaaaaaaagtttcttaaaaGTCTAGAGCTTTTCATTATATACAAGAACAATAAAAGCAATACTGTATAGAAATCACAACCCTAGCAAATGTCTCTAGACATGTTATATAAAACATCTGTAGACTCAGGGGTGAAAAAAAGCTTACTTCTTTTTAGCTTCTCAATTTCTACCACTTGCACTGTTGTCAGCTGAGAGTACAGAGCCATATAGGAGgagatctttaaaaatatcaaaggcTATTAGACTCCAAACCCACTACCTGTCAGCACACCGCCCCCCACTACAGGACCAgagtttgttttcctgctgtttctttcctaaGAATTTAGCTTCTCACAAGAAGCACCCTgatttttcaataatttaagatttttaGGAATTATTgtaaggggagggagggaaaacagATATCAGCAGCACTCTTcctgccccacacagctgcAACATGCCAGCTTTGCAGCGTGGTGGCTGTGAGGATGCTTTACCTATTTGGTCCTGGAAGGCCAGGTCCAGGATCTGTTTTGGTTAACAGAATTGGCAAGGAGAGGTGCTGCCAGTCGAAGTGAAAAATTCAAAGTGTGACACCTCAGCACCACGGGACAAACCAGGAGCTGTATCCCCAGGCAGCACTGTGGCAGCCGTTGCATCCATAGGAATGAAgaacagagataaaaataagtCAAAACTGGGGAAGGGGGCAGTGAGTTTGCTAGCAAGCCTCACTGCAAAGCAGACACATGGACACATTCAAATCCATcagagatgaaataaaaaaaaaaccaaaacgaTCTTCTTCTGCCCCTGTCCCAGCTGGGATGGCCAGGAGTGGCTGGACCACCTCAAGGGTTTCCTCACCAGTGTGTGGACTGTTCTCACCACAGCCACACTCACTAAAGACATCTCCTCTTGTCAATATGTTTTCCTCCACCAGAAAAATGTAAACCAGAGGGTTGATTGATAGATTTAGCACTTGCTTTTGTCCCCTTCATGCTTTGTGAGCAAGAAACAACTGATCCCTGGGGTCCATTTGAGCACTCCATTCCCATGAGCATTTGtaagacaagaaagaaagaaagaaaaagaaagaaagaaagaaagaaagaaagaaaacaaactaaaaagaaagaactagaaagaaagaaagaaagaaagaaaagagagaaagaaagaaagaaagaaagaaaactaaaaagaaagaactaaaaagaaagaaagaaagaaagaaaaagaaagagagaaagaaagagagaaagtgagagaaagaaagagagaaagaaagaactaaaaagaaagaactaaaaagaaagaaagaaaaagaaagaaagaaagaaaaagaaagagagaaagaaagagagaaagagagagagaaagagagagagaaagagagagaaagaaagagagaaagagagaaagagagaaagagagaaagaaagaaagaaagaagaaagaaagaaagagcacTCTGACCTGTATAGATGTGTTTGTTGCATTTCGACTATAATTCATCAGGCAGTGTTCAAACACTTTCCTATCTCTGAATGGATCCTCACGATTCCTagtaaatcaaatgaaaatctCAAACAGAAAGAAGGCTGACAGAAATTTTTCTGAGGTTTTGTCCTCACTGGAAAATAGACTTTTCAACATTacttcagtttgtttgtttctttctttcttttttctttttctttttctttttctttttctttttctttttctttttctttttctttttctttttctttttctttttctttttctttttctttttctttttctttttctttttctttttctttttctttttctttttctttttctttttctttttctttttctttttcttttttttctttttctttttctttttctttttctttttctttttctttttctttttctttttctttttctttttctttttctttttctttttctttttctttttctttttctttttctttttctttctttttctttttctttttctttttctttctttttctttttctttttctttttctttttctttttctttttctttttctttttctttttctttttctttttctttttctttttctttttcttttccttttcctttttcttttcctttttctttttctttttctttttctttttctttttctttttctttttctttttcttttcctttttcttttcctttttctttttctttttctttttctttttctttttcttttccttttccttttccttttcctttttcttttccttttccttttccttttccttttccttttccttttccttttccttttccttttcctttttctcttttttctttttcttttttctttttctttttctttttctttttctttttctttttctttttctttttctttttctttttctttttctttttctttttctttttctttttctttttctttttttttctttttctttttctttttcttttttttaaccatggATGTCTTTAATACTCAGAAAAGGTGCCAGTTGGATTGACATATCTTGAGGCTGTTGTTCTCTCCCTGGAGAGTGAAGGTAGGGCTGGCCTGTGACAGTACAAGTCACTCCCCATGGGCTGCTGACATGATGGatcctgctgcagcagtgttACTGTCAAGGGCTGGTTGGGCCTTTTCAGTTTTATCCTGTTTCTGGAAATaattaagaggaagaaaaggagagggcAACAAGAGCTAGctgcaggtttttgtttttttttttctcttgagtcACCTGTACAGTTTGCTCAGTTTCTATGTGAAACGGAAGTGGCCAGCACAGCATATGATGTGGACGTGCTACTGGGATCCTCTGGCCAAGCCCAAGGTGAAGACGtgacagcaccagcagcagggcCACCTGGGGCCTTGGGGGCAACAGGGTGCAGGTTACAGCCAGGGAAGCTGGAGGAGATACCCAAGGAACACAGCTCTTCAAGACCGACATCTAGATCTTGCAGAACTATCACTCAGAAGGGAAGTGAAACCTGGTGAGCGTGGTTTGGGACACAAAGGAAAGACATGACAGCTCAAAAGATGTTCaaaagaacaattattttgCAGCTCTGAAAATTCATCCCACTCGTTATCTTATTGAGCCACAACCAGCTGAAGACCCGAGAGGTTCCCAGTATCTCAGGGCAGGCTGTGCCTCCTCTCTGCCTCAGGGAGGGAGTAGACAGTGTCATGAGTAAGTATTGGCTCTGCACCTCCCACCAGCTGCCAATGAGCGCAATACAGACAAAATCCCATGAAATATCCTGAATGTTAGATGATTATTTTCCATGTATATAAACCTTGTTGGGATGTGTGTTTACATGCCTGTGCGTACATGCGTAGGTGCATTATGTCatctatttttacattttttaattggCTGTGAATATGGATGtaccatggaaatattttttcattgaaCTGGTACAAGGTGGAAACACACAGGACTGTGTATCCTGCAAGCCTTTTAAATATCTATAACACAAACCAAAGCATCTTGTCCTTTAGGATCAAAAGTGGCAGTGGTGCTAGGAAGCTTCAAactgaaggtttttttgtttgcttgtttcatAAATACTAgcccaaaaatattttttttttctgcatggtaTTTTGAGTGTCATCACATCACGTGATGAAAAAGTATAATTGTAATCTATATCTTGCACTTCTTAACCTGTAGAAATATCCTTAGCTGTCAGAGGAATTCATAATTTATGAACAAGTGACAGCTTCAAAGGTCAGAATAAAGGATTTGCACAGCTTCTGTAAAACTGAGcttaaaagattaaataagAATATACAAACCGTTATTTCCCAATTTGAGTACCTGTACTATTGATACTCACAGCACTTGCTGAAAGGAAGAAGTAGGTGTGTTTCTTTTATGAAACTTTTCTAAAGAAGTAAGATTTAGAAAACgaacatatttcattttatctttggTTTTTGTCTGGGTTTTTCAACATTGTAAGAGAATGAATGATCTAGAAATGATCATGTAAGTCTTTCTCTTGACCTGTCAAGATAAGCCTagtaaagtaattttgaaagatAAGCAGCACTCAGTTTTGCAAGCTTTATCATTGAGTTATTCTTCCTTACAAGCAAGAAGATGAAAATAGTGATAATAAATATGACTCAAGGCAAGTGAGAGTTGCAAAATTAGATCCTTGGCTGCATGGAGACACTTAGATATATTAGGATGAAATCACTAGAGGTATAAAATCAATGAATGCATATTAAGACACATTAATCCTGAGTTTAATGTGGCCTTAATTTACTGTGGTTTAATCCTCCTCATTTTCACTTTCTGCTAGAAAATTTCACTTTGAAACATGGAAATTGTCATATTGCCAAAGTACTTTGACACTGTGTTCCAATAAGCttgtaaaatgtaaaacttaAGTCTGCAGGATTAATTTCCCTGTAATCTTGAAGGCTGCTATTTTGAAGTGCATTTGGGAAGACTCTAATGTGGTTGCATGAAATAACAGAAtgatttgttttcctatttGGTAGGTGGCTTTCACTCCAGAAGACAATCTCTCAGGATACTGTCTATGCAGCAAGCTACTTTTTTGGGTAACAAATCTGTAGGTGTACCTTTACTAGTGCTTGGAAGTTAGAGCTACTAAGAAGGAGGTAACTAGAATATGCATAACTCACAaacaatttctgttttcagtaatCTGATACAATTTGTCCTGTCCACACAGTGCTCAGGTGTGCTACAGTAAATATCAAATATTGAAATAGTAAACTCTTTGCCAGGTAGAAAGCATCTGAATCTGAGCTGGTGTGGAGTAGCAGATAATATTTGAACTTgacccctgccagccccccatCCAGACTATTTCAGTATCAGATTTTGTGTAataactgttttcttctctccctttttattAGTGTTATCCATTGGCTTACAGTCAAAATATTGCTCCCAGCTGGTACAAAAGGCGATGTAGCCAACATCTTTTCCACAAAGTAAATATCTTGTCCAGGATACAGCCAGGAAGGACCCTGGTTTCACACTAAGGGCTTAGGCGGAGCTTGATCCATGTGGGCACATCAGTCCATCTTATTCTTTTCCTCAGTAAATGAGTGTGAATCGTCTTTTGACTGCTCAAGAGCATGGTCATCTAATATTAACTATTCATTCTGTGGAGCCTCAGCATACCTGTTTATCTGTACATCCAACTTTAAAAGGATGTAATCTCCATTTTCCCTAGTAATAACcttgtttctgttcttcagctgaGGCCTTTGTTTGGCCACCATGGTGGCTGACTGGATGAGACCTTTGAATTTACAACTTCTTTTGATATTCAGTCTTCGTGCCCTGGACAAGTAAGgtacaaaaaggaagaaaagactgaTGGAGGTAAAACACAAATCCACAGGCGGATGTTATATGACAAACAAAGTGAACAAAATTGTCTCAAAAGCTTTGGTTTACATGGATGCTGAAATAGCCTTGGGACATAACAATCTGGAAAAGACCACCTTTTGTCACTTTTATCTTGATGTGATGAAGGAATCATGGAACAAAAGCCCCTAGAAGGGGGCAAGTGGCAGACTTTGAATGATACACAGAGTAGGCAATGGTTACGTCTTAAGCATTAAGTACACTTTCAGAACTGATGCAGTTTTGGAAATGGTAGCATCATAAACAACATAAAATAACTTTCATCATGATTTACCTAACATTAAGGTTCTTACATGACAGTGACAAAGAAGCTTTAGACAACTTTGAGCTTTAGAAACCTTCTACCATGATTCATTTGGGTTATGTAATGATCTTCCGAACTCCTGTGTCACTTCCACACAGTTATTGTTAAaagtcccttttttttccccctagatgAAGACATATTAAACagacacaacaaaaaaaaaagaaaaagaaaaaaaaaaaaaggaagaacaagtATTTTACACAGAATGACTGAAAATCATAGACTCTAAAGGCCTTCTGCAGAATACTCTCAGAAAGCAAGGAACTGTGCCTCCAGTCCACATACTTGAATAATTCCTCAAGCATCACCATGTCCTCAAGATTTAgtttcaataattaaaaaaatgtttttaagcgTAGTTCTCAGGGTTGGAGCTGATACCCCATGTCAGTATTTCCACTAACATCCTGGATTGCACATTCTGTAGAAGAGCATAAGGTGCTATGGCATTTtctattcttttaaatttgatttggAACTTGTTCACCCTTtccattataatttttattattatttttaccttgTAGCTCCTATATTCTTGTAATGACACACAAGAAGGTGCTTAAAGGTCTTCTTGAAAGTAGCATTGCAGAGCGCATAACAAGCAGGGTTGATGGTGCTGTTGATATAACAGAGCCAATAACCTATGGTCCATACAGTGCTGGGGATGCAGGATGTGCAGAAGCTGTTGATGAGCACCATCACGTTGTATGGGGTCCAGGTGATGATGAAGGCCAGGAGGATGGCCAAAATAGTCCTtgtcacttttttctctctagaAGGAGGTGGTTTCTTTTTGGCTGGCTGCTTTGTCATCTTGACGATTTTCCGGGCTACACTATTCTGCTTCTCCTCCCCATTGGTGCCTACAATCTCCACAGTAGTGTTGGTGGGGGCACAGCAGTCACTCTTTTGGGACTTGGTGACTATCCTGATGCATGTCAGCTTGGAGTTCTCCACTTTGAGATGGTCTTGGGAGGCAGAAGTCTGGTTGGCATCTTTGGCAGCTTCATCCTCTTTCATGTTGGAAGCGACCACACTGACAGAGGTGGAGTCGTTGGagctctccttctcctccccttgaACGCAGTTCTCTGTCACAGTTTCTTCGGTGGTTTTTCCATTCTGAATTTTGCTGTGCTCCAACCCATCCCCACTGGTTGGAATGTTGTTATTATTTGGTTTGACTATTTTACCTCGGACAAGGCTGGGAGAAACTGTATCTTGGTTTTGTGCagcttcctttttccctttcttcattCGACTCTTACTGGCTCGAGAGATTTGCCAGTAAAGGACAGTCATGATGATAACAGGCAAATAGAAGGCTGCAATGGCAGTGCCAAAAGTGACAGCAGCGTTGGAAAAAAACTGGATGTAGCAATCCCCATCTGGGACAGTCCTTCCTCCCACAATGAACTGCCAGAAGAGAATTGCAGGGGCCCACAGGATGAAGGACAGCACCCACGCAGCTGCGATCATCATGCCTGCCATCTTAGTGGTCCGCTTTACAGGATATGTCAGAGGCTTGGTGACACAAAAGTATCTGTCAAAGCTGATAATGAGGAGGTTCATTACAGAGGCGTTGCTGACCACATAATCAAGAGCCAGCCAGAGGTCACACACCACAGGCCCTAAGGGCCAGTAGCCTATCACAGTGTAGAGGGTGTACAGGTTCATTGAAAAGATGCCGATGATCAAGTCAGCGCAGGCCAAGCTAAACAGGAAATAGTTGTTGACAGTCTGCAGGTGCCTGTTGACTTTGATTGACACCATGACCAGGATATTCCCAATTATGGTGACTAGACTGAGAGACCCTGCTACCAGGACGATGAAGACCACCTCAACAGTTTTATAGGGGCTCTCCAAAGCCATCACATTTTCAGTAGAAGAGTTTATGTACGTTGAGTTAttcatttctgttctgctaAAAAGATACCCAATTATCACTTAAGcctgcagaggaaagaaaaaaaaacagataccGTCATGAAATTAGTTCCTTTGCCTTCAGGAAATAGATCCCAGAAAAACTACTTGGAAAGGGTTTAAAGGTAGAAGATGTGTTCGAAAGGACCAGTCAGCTTTGGCTAATGAAAACACCTTACAACATATAATATCCCTTTAGGAATAACATACCAATAGGATACCTCTAAATATGTGACAAAGACATAAAATTTGAACCGAGATCTAGATTTTTTAAGTTCtcagatgcatttttctctctgtcctgtTATAAAAGTAATATTGACTGGTAAATTTTGGAACCAGATCTGCATACTGATTTCTTTCCTACCAATAAAATAGTTTACTTTGCTCATTTCAAATCCTATTCCAAATAAAAAAGTTCAGTCCTGAGGGTGTGCTGTTCTTATAACTCAAGGTGAAGATGTTATTTACCAGGAGCCAGATCACACGAAGGTGACttatgtttctgtcttttctccGTGTTCCACCTGGGTATGCTTCTGTGAGATTTATGGAACAAGTTTGTGTCATGTCTCTCTCTAATTTTCTTACACTGAAGATATGTTTTTGTCAACACTTGCAAAGATTTTGGGACTGCATCAAACAAAAGTTGTTAGTCTGccaataaacaaaaaaagggtAGGTCTGTTGAAGTCAGTAGAACTAGTAAACTCACCTCAGTTGAGCATCTGGCTGTCTAGTTAGATGCatccaatttttattttttcagtttcagtgagattaaaattattttttacatccTTTTGACTATTTGTACTTGGAAAAAGAttgttgtttggttggttttttttaacatgatgAGGTTATCTCTTGATGCTTGCTTGTACTTTTcgaaattttttttaaatcacaataCTTTTAATCTGTATCACACAAAGCGACGACAAAAGGTCTGAAATGGATAGCAGGGTAacaataaagaaagaaacagacaaaaactAGTTCTGTTTATACACAGCAATTCTTTATGTGCC
Above is a genomic segment from Nyctibius grandis isolate bNycGra1 chromosome 5, bNycGra1.pri, whole genome shotgun sequence containing:
- the CHRM2 gene encoding muscarinic acetylcholine receptor M2; translated protein: MNNSTYINSSTENVMALESPYKTVEVVFIVLVAGSLSLVTIIGNILVMVSIKVNRHLQTVNNYFLFSLACADLIIGIFSMNLYTLYTVIGYWPLGPVVCDLWLALDYVVSNASVMNLLIISFDRYFCVTKPLTYPVKRTTKMAGMMIAAAWVLSFILWAPAILFWQFIVGGRTVPDGDCYIQFFSNAAVTFGTAIAAFYLPVIIMTVLYWQISRASKSRMKKGKKEAAQNQDTVSPSLVRGKIVKPNNNNIPTSGDGLEHSKIQNGKTTEETVTENCVQGEEKESSNDSTSVSVVASNMKEDEAAKDANQTSASQDHLKVENSKLTCIRIVTKSQKSDCCAPTNTTVEIVGTNGEEKQNSVARKIVKMTKQPAKKKPPPSREKKVTRTILAILLAFIITWTPYNVMVLINSFCTSCIPSTVWTIGYWLCYINSTINPACYALCNATFKKTFKHLLVCHYKNIGATR